Genomic DNA from Myxococcales bacterium:
CTCTATCTCAGCGCCTTGGCCGGCGCACACCGTCTCATAACGGGGGTGAAAAACCACAAGTTGCGGGCCAGGCGGGGGGCGCTAGTGAATCTCACCCAGCCGCAAGATTGTGCCGTGGACGTCGCCGGTGTCGGGATCGATCTGCGGATCTACAAACAGCCGCGTGACCTCCGTTTGCTGCAGCCCGGCGAGCATTTCGGGCGAGACAAAATCGCGGGTATCGGTGCCGATCGCAAACAGGGTTTGGCCGGTGCCCATGCTCGCGGCAAACGCCTCAGCGGCTGGGCCATTGGAAAACAAAAAGCCGTACGGCCGCCGACACCACATCGCATCGCCGTTGCTGGTGAGGTACCAAATTTGCGGTGGCAGCACGGCAATGAGCGCGTCCAGCGAAAGCGCGGCACCTGACATGCCGGGGTCTTACCACGGTCTCCAGCGCGCGCCGCGCCTATTTGGCGCCCAGCCGACGCAAAAGGTAGGCAACTTCCGTGACCTGGGTAATGCCCGCGGCGGCAAAGCGCGGGCTGACCGGCGCCGGGCGCTGCTCGAGGCGCTGGAGGGCAAAGCGCGGCTCGAACAGGGTTCGCACTAGCTCGTCGTTGACGCTCCAAGGTGGGCCATCTAACCGCTGCTGATCGTAGTCGAAGGTCACCAGCAGCAGGGTGCCGCCGGGACGCAGCACGCGGTGCATGGTATCGACATAATCGCGGCGCCGCGCCGGATCGATTGCGACCAACGACGCACGGTCGTAGGCGCTGTCAAAAAGTGGAAGTTGTGGCGACGGCACAACCTCGGCCAGCGCAAACGCATCGCCAACGAGCAGCGAAACCGCCAGCTCGGGCGAACGCAGGCAGGCAAAGGGCCCTAGCTGCGAGGTTGCGGCCATCAGGCCGGCCTCCGCAAAATACGCCGCCGCGGCCTCGGGCACCCATTCGGTACCCGCCACCGTAAACCCGCGCTCGGCGAGATGCGTTAGATCCCGGCTCTTGCCGCACATGGGCACGTAGATGCTGCCTGGGGCCAAGGCGTCAAGATGCGCTACGAGGAGCGGATTAACCTCGCTGGCGTGAAACCCAATCTCGCCTTTATCCCAGCGCTCCTGCCAATAGTCGTGGTGCATGACGCTTTTAGACCACGATTTTGCCCAATCTACCAATTGTTGCAAAATCGCAACAATGCATCTCGTTTGACCCATCTAGTCGGCAGCGCGCATTATGCCTAGGGTTAGAGCATATGAGCACTTCAACCATTTCAAATCCCTCTACGTCTAACTCTTCGGTTGCCTCCAACACCGCCGCGCTCGCGCCGGTGACAAAGTATGCCGTCGATGCGTCGCACTCCAGCGTCGGCTTTGGCGTTCGCCACCTGATGATCACCACGGTGCGCGGCGAATTTAGCCAGTTCGCTGGCAGCTTTTCCTACGACGCGAGCCGGCCTGAGCTAACCAAGCTGGAGGCCAACATCGAGGTAGGATCTGTCAACACGCGCGAGCCCAAGCGCGACGAACACCTGCGCAGCGCCGATTTCTTTGATGCGGCGAATCATCCAAGCATGACCTTTGTCTCAACCTCAGCGCGGCGCGACGGCGACAAGCTGATCGTGAGTGGCCAACTGACCATCCGCGGCACCAGCAAGCCCGTGGTCCTGACCGTGTCGGACATTACCCCCGAGCAAACTGACCCGTGGGGCAACAAGCGCATCGGCGCCACCGCCCGCGCCACCATCTTGCGGTCGGACTATGGCATGACGTGGAATGCCGCGCTCGAGGCGGGCGGCGTCATGGTGAGCGACAAGGTGACCCTCGAAATCGAAGCGTCGTTGGTGCGCCAAGCGTAACGCCCGCTAGGCTGCGCGCGAGGACGACTCAATCGCGGCCAATCTCCGAAGCATTTCGGCATTCATGGTGTCGAATTTTTCGTGCAGCTGCTGGATCTGCAGCTCGGCCTTAAGATTGACATCATATTCGATATCGCTGCGGGTGCGATCGCGGGCGCTCTGTCGATTAGAGCTAAACAGCAGCAAGGTGGTCAGCATGATCGCCTCAAGCGAAACTGCCATCGTCAGCAGACCAAACGGATAGGCGTCAAACGGCGCATTGCCCAAGAGGCCGGTATTGAGCACGATCCACGCCGAGAAGAAGCACAGGTGCAGCAGCAAAAACGAGATGCTGCCGGAAAAGGCGGCGACGGCGTCGGCGCTGCGCATCAGCCAGTTGGAATCTTCCTCGAACTCCTCGTTGACGTTGCGAGAGGCGGTGTTGCGCAGCAGATTCGTGCTCTCACGCAAGCGCTGGCCGCTCGCGGTGAGCAAATCCATCGCCGCACCGGGCTGCATCTTGATTAGGTGGTCGAGGTCGCCGCGGTCGACCGCGATTACTTCGCCGGCCTCGATAACCGTCGCGCTCGCCGTGCGCGGGCCCTGATCGAGCATCGAGATTTCGCCAAAAAACTCGCCCTCGCGCACCCGCTCAAGCACCACGCGTTCGCCGGTCAGCGTCTTGACCCACAGCTCGACACAGCCGGTCTTGACGATGTACATGCAGTCGCCCGGGTCGCCGAAGCTAAAGAGCGCTTGCCCCGCGGTGGTCGCCTCTTCGGTGAGCCGTGCCGCCAAGACGCTGCGCTCGGTCGCATCCAACAGGGAAAACAGGTGAATCCCTTCTAGCTCTTCGGTCGAGACGCCCATGGGCCCTTTTATCGCCATCGCGGGCGACGGGCTAGCCCAGCAAGGCATTGATCAGCGGCAAGGTCGCGATAGAGGCGACGATGCCAAACCCCAGCACGGTATTGGCGGTGTCCGGATCGAGGCCGTGCTTATCTGCGACGATGGTTGCAGAAATCATCGGCGACATGGCGGCTTGCAGGGTGGCGATGGCGAGCAACTCGCCACCAAGCCCCAGCGCCATGCCGACGGACCACACCAGCGCTGGCGCCAGCGCGAGCTTGTACGCCAAGGCCGCCGCTACCGCGAACGCTTGCTCGCGCCGCAGCCGCAGCTTGAAATGCAGGCCCACGCTAAACAAGGCCAACGGCGACAAGGTGCCGCCGAGGCGCGCGAACACCTCGGCCAGCTGCGGCGGCCAGCCGCCGGCGAGGCCAACGACGACCCCTGCCACTAGCGCGAGAAACGGCGGAAATGTCGCGACACGACGCGCGATTTGCGCCCCCGTCGGACGCGGCGACGTCGCGTCGCCAGTGGCAAAGGTCGCGGCGATCATCGTCCCGCCGATCGCCAGCGCCAAAAAAGCGCCCGCCTGATCCGCGACCACCGCGAGCGGCAAGCTGGCGCCGCCGCGCAGCGCCTCGATCATCGGAAACCCAAGAAACGACGTATTGCTGAGGCCCGCGACGAGCATGATGCAACCGGTACGCGCGCGCGTCCAACCTAGGCGTCGGCTAGCCAGGCTGACCCAAATAACCGCGACGCCGAGCACCAGCCATTGCGAGGCGGCGAGGTACCACAGCTCCCACGAAAGCCTCAGCCGCGGCACTAGCGCCAGCGTGACCGCCGGCAACGCGACATAAATGATCCACCAATGCAGTGCGGCGGCCATGCCCACGGGTGCTTTGCCCCAGCGCGCCACCGCCATCCCAAGCAGCAGACACAACCCAACCAACCACAGCGCGGTCACGTGACGACAAAATACCAGCCCTCCAGCGAACTTGCTACGCTGGTAGGGGCGTCCTGGCGCAGCCCGCGCAACGCTCGCCGCACCCGCGGCGGGCCCCACAGGTAGTTGCCGGGCTGACACCCTCGCGCATTTCTCCGACAGGGCCGCAAATGCCGGTTGGGCCGCATGCAGCGCCTCTCGAAGTGATCTATCTTAGATGGGTGCGGCTCGGCGACATGCTTGTGCGCGATGGCGTCATCACGATGTCTCATCTCGATGAGGCCTTGGTGCACCAACAAAAAAGCCAGACCCGGCTAGGGTCAATTCTGTATCTGCTGCAGATGGCCGACCCTGACGTGCTAGCGCGCGCGCTTGCGCACCAGCACAGCGTGCCCGC
This window encodes:
- a CDS encoding DUF1003 domain-containing protein, with the protein product MGVSTEELEGIHLFSLLDATERSVLAARLTEEATTAGQALFSFGDPGDCMYIVKTGCVELWVKTLTGERVVLERVREGEFFGEISMLDQGPRTASATVIEAGEVIAVDRGDLDHLIKMQPGAAMDLLTASGQRLRESTNLLRNTASRNVNEEFEEDSNWLMRSADAVAAFSGSISFLLLHLCFFSAWIVLNTGLLGNAPFDAYPFGLLTMAVSLEAIMLTTLLLFSSNRQSARDRTRSDIEYDVNLKAELQIQQLHEKFDTMNAEMLRRLAAIESSSRAA
- a CDS encoding YceI family protein, with product MSTSTISNPSTSNSSVASNTAALAPVTKYAVDASHSSVGFGVRHLMITTVRGEFSQFAGSFSYDASRPELTKLEANIEVGSVNTREPKRDEHLRSADFFDAANHPSMTFVSTSARRDGDKLIVSGQLTIRGTSKPVVLTVSDITPEQTDPWGNKRIGATARATILRSDYGMTWNAALEAGGVMVSDKVTLEIEASLVRQA
- a CDS encoding thiopurine S-methyltransferase (catalyzes the S-adenosylmethionine-dependent transmethylation of thiopurine compounds; may be involved in selenium cycling by forming dimethylselenide and/or dimethyldiselenide) codes for the protein MHHDYWQERWDKGEIGFHASEVNPLLVAHLDALAPGSIYVPMCGKSRDLTHLAERGFTVAGTEWVPEAAAAYFAEAGLMAATSQLGPFACLRSPELAVSLLVGDAFALAEVVPSPQLPLFDSAYDRASLVAIDPARRRDYVDTMHRVLRPGGTLLLVTFDYDQQRLDGPPWSVNDELVRTLFEPRFALQRLEQRPAPVSPRFAAAGITQVTEVAYLLRRLGAK
- a CDS encoding AEC family transporter, with protein sequence MWLVGLCLLLGMAVARWGKAPVGMAAALHWWIIYVALPAVTLALVPRLRLSWELWYLAASQWLVLGVAVIWVSLASRRLGWTRARTGCIMLVAGLSNTSFLGFPMIEALRGGASLPLAVVADQAGAFLALAIGGTMIAATFATGDATSPRPTGAQIARRVATFPPFLALVAGVVVGLAGGWPPQLAEVFARLGGTLSPLALFSVGLHFKLRLRREQAFAVAAALAYKLALAPALVWSVGMALGLGGELLAIATLQAAMSPMISATIVADKHGLDPDTANTVLGFGIVASIATLPLINALLG